A single window of Aspergillus oryzae RIB40 DNA, chromosome 8 DNA harbors:
- a CDS encoding 116 kDa U5 small nuclear ribonucleoprotein component (U5 snRNP-specific protein): MDDLYDEFGNYIGEAADSDEDGQHDEVKPRAFAFNEAFGEEEDEELYGQQSMEVDEAPSNAVILHEDKQYYPSAQQVYGTEVETLVQEEDAQPLSEPIVAPVQQKKFAIEETELPRVHFSREFMTDLLNFPEQIRNIALVGHLHHGKTAFMDMLVMQTHDLTERLEKRAGKRKEVQLRYTDIHFLERERGLSIKSAPMSLVLQGTKGKSHLFNILDTPGHVNFVDEVAASSRLVDGVVIVVDIVEGVQSNTEQIIKHAVLEGLPLTMVVNKMDRLILELKIPPNDAYFKLKHVIEEVNTVIESVLPGQGEKWRLSPEKGNVAFACASMGWCFTLQSFAGMYAETYPQIETSDFALRLWGDIFFNPTSRKFTRKGVEENSKRTFVKFVLEPIYKLYSHAISESSEDLKRTLASVGIHLKPSQLKSDAKELLNLVCGQFFGPATGFVDMIVQHVPSPVEGAQMKLDRYYTGPLDSKVAAAMTTCDADGPLVVHITKLFTSTDASSFNAFGRIMSGTAQPGQQVRVLGEGYTPEDEEDMVTATISDTWIAETGYNIMTSGVPAGNLVLLGGVDNSIVKTATIVPLKLEDDEDAYIFKPIRHMTESVFKVAVEPVNPSELPKMLDGLRKVNKSYPLISTKVEESGEHVILGTGELYMDCVLHDLRRLFSEMEIKVSDPVTRFCETAVETSAIMCYSITPNKKNKITMIAEPLDDGIAEDIESGKVSIKDPIRKVARFFEDKYDWDKLAARSIWAFGPDELGPNILQDDTLPSQVDKKLLGSVRDSITQGFSWGTREGPLCEEPIRNTKFRLTDVSLADQVIYRGGGQIIPTARRAIYSSFLMASPRLMEPIYSCTMTGPADAVASVYTVLARRRGHVLSDGPIAGTPLYSVRGLIPVIDSFGFETDLRIHTQGQAAVSLVFDKWSVVPGDPLDRDVKIKPLEMAPAMATARDFVLKTRRRKGLAEDVTVSKFLEPELWRGLKESGVLDS; the protein is encoded by the exons ATGGATGATCTCTACGATGA GTTTGGCAACTACATTGGAGAGGCTGCAGATTCAGATGAAGACGGCCAACACGACGAAGTGAAGCCTCGGGCTTTCGCCTTCAACGAGGCGTttggggaggaagaagatgaagaattaTATGGGCAGCAGTCTATGGAGGTGGACG AAGCCCCCTCAAATGCCGTCATTCTACACGAAGACAAACAATACTACCCTAGCGCACAACAGGTCTACGGGACAGAGGTAGAGACATtagttcaagaagaagacgcacAGCCTCTCTCCGAGCCTATCGTTGCCCCCGTACAGCAAAAGAAGTTCGCCATTGAAGAGACTGAGCTCCCCCGGGTTCACTTTTCAAGGGAATTCATGACTGATCTTCTGAATTTTCCTGAACAAATAAGGAACATTGCGCTTGTCGGTCATTTACATCATGGGAAGACCGCGTTCATGGATATGCTTGTTATGCAAACGCATGATTTGACTGAACGGCTAGAGAAGCGAGCAGGtaaaagaaaggaagtaCAGCTTCGTTATACCGATATTCACTTTCtagagagagagcgaggCCTTTCTATTAAATCAGCTCCTATGAGCCTAGTTCTTCAGGGCACTAAGGGGAAGTCTCATTTGTTCAACATTCTTGATACCCCGGGGCATGTGAATTTTGTTGATGAAGTAGCTGCCTCATCACGACTGGTTGATGGCGTGGTGATAGTCGTTGATATTGTGGAAGGAGTACAATCGAATACGGAGCAAATCATCAAGCACGCTGTGCTAGAGGGCCTTCCGTTGACCATGGTTGTGAACAAAATGGATCGGCTGATCCTCGAACTGAAGATACCACCCAACGACGCCTATTTCAAGCTCAAGCATGTGATTGAAGAAGTCAACACTGTCATTGAAAGTGTCTTGCCTGGACAAGGCGAAAAATGGCGACTAAGCCCAGAAAAGGGCAACGTCGCGTTTGCGTGCGCTTCAATGGGATGGTGTTTCACCCTTCAATCATTTGCTGGGATGTATGCCGAGACTTACCCTCAAATTGAGACCTCGGATTTTGCTCTGCGTCTTTGGGGCGATATCTTTTTCAACCCAACAAGCCGGAAGTTCACGCGGAAAGGGGTTGAAGAAAATTCTAAGAGAACTTTTGTCAAGTTTGTCCTTGAACCAATATACAAGCTCTATTCTCATGCCATAAGTGAGAGTTCAGAAGACCTGAAACGAACACTCGCAAGTGTCGGCATCCACTTGAAACCATCTCAACTGAAATCAGACGCGAAGGAGCTACTCAACCTGGTTTGCGGACAGTTCTTCGGTCCTGCTACAGGATTTGTAGACATGATAGTACAGCATGTACCCTCTCCAGTTGAGGGCGCGCAGATGAAGCTGGACCGGTACTACACTGGACCCCTCGATTCGAAAGTGGCAGCCGCTATGACTACGTGTGACGCCGATGGTCCTCTCGTTGTCCATATCACGAAACTCTTCACGAGCACAGACGCTTCAAGTTTCAATGCATTTGGAAGAATCATGAGCGGAACTGCACAGCCTGGACAACAAGTTCGAGTGCTGGGTGAGGGTTATACtcctgaagacgaagaggatatGGTGACTGCGACTATCTCGGACACTTGGATTGCTGAGACTGGCTATAACATCATGACCAGTGGTGTTCCGGCCGGAAACTTGGTTCTCTTGGGTGGCGTGGACAATTCAATCGTGAAGACAGCGACTATCGTGCCTCTGAAActtgaggatgacgaagacgCATACATATTTAAACCAATTCGACATATGACCGAGTCTGTTTTTAAGGTCGCTGTTGAGCCTGTTAATCCGTCTGAATTGCCAAAAATGCTTGATGGTCTTCGGAAAGTCAACAAGAGCTATCCTCTGATCTCAACCAAAGTTGAGGAGTCTGGGGAGCACGTCATCTTGGGAACCGGTGAGCTCTATATGGACTGCGTGCTTCATGACTTGCGACGGCTCTTCTCTGAGATGGAGATTAAGGTCTCAGATCCTGTCACCCGCTTTTGTGAAACTGCTGTTGAGACTTCAGCCATTATGTGTTATTCTATCACaccaaacaaaaagaacaagataaCCATGATTGCAGAACCTTTGGACGACGGAATCGCAGAGGACATCGAGAGTGGCAAAGTCAGCATCAAAGACCCAATTCGCAAAGTGGCACGTTTTTTCGAAGACAAGTACGATTGGGATAAACTTGCAGCTAGAAGCATTTGGGCCTTCGGCCCAGACGAACTAGGGCCTAACATATTACAAGATGATACGTTGCCATCCCAGGTTGataagaagcttcttggaaGCGTCAGAGACTCTATCACCCAAGGTTTTAGCTGGGGTACTAGGGAAGGTCCACTTTGTGAAGAGC CAATTCGAAACACAAAATTCAGGCTCACAGACGTCTCCCTTGCCGACCAGGTCATCTACAGAGGCGGTGGTCAAATCATTCCCACTGCGCGACGCGCAATTTATTCATCGTTTCTCATGGCATCTCCTCGCTTGATGGAACCCATTTACTCCTGCACGATGACAGGGCCTGCGGATGCCGTCGCTTCAGTGTATACTGTCCTTGCGCGCAGGAGAGGTCATGTCCTCTCTGATGGGCCCATCGCCGGAACACCGCTTTATTCAGTCCGTGGCTTGATTCCAGTGATAGACTCATTTGGATTCGAGACAGATCTTCGTATTCACACACAAGGCCAAGCTGCAGTTAGTCTTGTCTTCGACAAATGGAGCGTCGTGCCAGGGGACCCGCTAGATCGTGATGTCAAGATAAAACCACTAGAGATGGCCCCTGCAATGGCCACTGCTCGAGACTTCGTGCTAAAGACAAGAAGACGAAAGGGCTTAGCGGAGGATGTCACCGTAAGCAAGTTTTTGGAACCGGAACTCTGGAGAGGCTTGAAGGAGAGTGGCGTTTTGGACTCATGA
- a CDS encoding iron-sulfur cluster assembly protein CIA2 (uncharacterized conserved protein), with amino-acid sequence MASEMQNSNPTILNAADLPKRLRPAPSRKPGIFGNGLFASALPFVYASKLPPEGFTSSSESESDDDDLLEEPIDEQEIYDLVSTISDPEHPISLGALAVVSLPDISITPTLPYVPASPLRTVTVLITPTITHCSLATVIGLGVRVRLEQSLPPRFRVDVRIKEGTHSTADEVNKQLADKERVAAALENGTLMGVIAKMLETCQ; translated from the exons ATGGCATCCGAAATGCAGAACTCGAATCCCACAATATTGAATGCTGCTGATCTTCCAAAACGCTTGCGACCTGCACCGTCTCGCAAGCCCGGTATCTTTGGGAATGGTCTCTTTGCGTCCGCGCTTCCCTTTGTGTATGCGAGTAAATTACCCCCAGAGGGCTTTACGTCGTCATCAGAGTCagaaagtgatgatgatgatctgtTGGAAGAACCGATAGATGAACAAGAAATCTACG ATCTCGTATCGACTATATCTGACCCGGAGCATCCGATATCGTTGGGAGCTCTAGCGGTTGTGTCTCTTCCTGATATTTCTATTACCCCAACACTCCCATATGTACCGGCTTCGCCTCTACGAACAGTTACTGTCCTCATCACCCCTACTATCACGCACTGTAGCCTCGCCACGGTCATAGGTCTCGGTGTACGTGTTCGGCTTGagcaatctcttcctccccggtTTCGTGTGGATGTACGAATCAAAGAAGGGACACACAGCACTGCTGATGAAGTGAACAAGCAGCTGGCGGACAAAGAACGAGTGGCCGCTGCTTTGGAAAACGGAACACTAATGGGCGTTATCGCGAAGATGTTAGAGACATGCCAGTGA
- a CDS encoding Zn(II)2Cys6 transcription factor (predicted protein): MQGYSFTPPTGPPREGHKNYVFVDEHNRHKRLKVMRACNGCRKRKIKCDAATTNTWPCSACTRLKLVCVPPTVGQDSEFPTGQGVEANPTNAIGASNTTESFSSFSMPQGYRDSGQATVGGIPPYSDGMGMFPQFTHSASHQTGMYEVGSPALAVSHQTYQQQQIFPSQTESLGTIESGVYGDHEQSTAEDLSEVLGELKIDETGIAPYIRQQKKEKGEPEIPIQDEVEEPLPPLSTGAGSTIRIPPELMPSDEEVTNYFKIYFDDIHPYVPVVHRSHLYYQWQYDRSSISPLLLEALFACAGRQSDDPAQGAQWLALANRHESSFMDVPRLSTIQAMLLLLKARESVPKKGYYYRSWQTVKTIVSMAKDLEIDEHYNTHAEHRLCDLNPIECLVQTRVWQALLVVEVMIGAPQGRSDYGVTPDTVCMDPALDIKDLDQFEIDRSRQYAYFVQNAHHIRIITDTYHKIKRQKDWGANPKFVEKNPLFTDWLQGLPSDLQITYPPDGSPPWIPSHFVANMHSHCHLGIILLHRPQLLASKSFAAGGGWKMHMALCYSSAKYLCRLQEAILQRFGLPGLLSMQRGINFAIYCIMTCTMLHLVAITSPDPNFHTDARDYFARHMRILERCSSAWPMPEMQAQIDSLRLAFSADVNRPFELKPTFPYGSPSEPYHPSPPPLDSQYQPHVSQVSGGVRGRVGYNPYPITPPISASTEDSKSDCSQLHSLGMMPPQPVSSQSLNAPLVDENSWDPTRIITQWDMAFSMAPSTVNTNSPPMAMDHSVQAPLAGQYTVQYGQTTKVTPVTPPQAISPPQFNGQQVLFTARDWQQSVASVYDPNGLKRRWNYSVDIGTEHTQKRAR; encoded by the exons ATGCAGGGCTATTCATTCACACCGCCGACAGGGCCCCCAAGAGAAGGCCACAAAA ACTATGTATTCGTTGACGAACACAACAGACATAAAAGACTCAAGG TGATGCGAGCGTGTAATGGCTGCAGAAAGCGTAAAATCAAGTGCGACGCTGCTACAACAAATACATGGCCTTGCTCGGCCTGCACACGTCTTAAGCTAGTATGTGTACCTCCTACTGTTGGGCAGGACAGCGAGTTCCCCACTGGGCAGGGTGTTGAAGCCAATCCAACGAATGCTATTGGTGCATCCAATACAACGGAATCGTTCTCGTCCTTTTCCATGCCCCAGGGTTACAGAGACAGTGGCCAAGCTACGGTGGGTGGTATACCTCCATATAGCGACGGTATGGGAATGTTCCCCCAGTTCACTCATTCTGCTTCCCACCAAACGGGAATGTATGAAGTAGGGTCACCTGCCCTAGCTGTCTCACATCAGACCtaccagcaacagcagattTTTCCCTCTCAGACGGAGAGCTTGGGAACTATTGAGAGTGGGGTATATGGCGATCACGAACAGTCCACAGCTGAGGATCTTAGCGAGGTCCTTGGTGAACTCAAAATAGATGAGACTGGTATAG CTCCCTATATAAgacagcaaaagaaagagaagggcgAACCGGAAATCCCTATACAGGATGAAGTAGAAGAGCCATTGCCTCCTCTCAGTACTGGAGCAGGCTCTACAATTCGCATTCCTCCGGAGCTTATGCCATCCGATGAAGAGGTCACGAACTACTTCAAGATCTATTTTGATGATATACATCCTTACGTCCCTGTGGTGCATCGATCGCATTTGTACTACCAGTGGCAATATGATCGGAGCTCGATTTCTCCACTTCTCCTGGAGGCGTTGTTTGCATGCGCGGGAAGGCAATCAGATGATCCAGCTCAGGGAGCACAGTGGCTTGCATTAGCGAATA GGCACGAGTCTAGTTTTATGGATGTACCCCGCCTGAGCACAATCCAAGCAATGCTTCTACTTTTGAAAGCACGAGAATCCGTGCCAAAGAAGGGCTATTACTACCGCTCGTGGCAGACTGTGAAAACAATTGTTTCAATGGCTAAAGATTTAGAAATTGACGAACACTACAACACGCATGCAGAGCATAGACTCTGCGATCTCAACCCCATAGAGTGTTTGGTACAGACAAGAGTGTGGCAAGCCCTCCTGGTTGTTGAAGTAATGATTGGTGCACCGCAAG GCCGATCGGACTACGGTGTAACTCCTGACACCGTTTGTATGGATCCTGCGCTGGATATTAAAGATCTTGACCAATTCGAAATCGATCGATCTAGACAATATGCCTACTTTGTCCAGAATGCTCATCACATTCGTATCATCACTGATACATACCACAAAATCAAGAGGCAAAAGGACTGGGGTGCCAATCCAAAGTTCGTTGAGAAGAATCCTCTCTTTACCGATTGGCTTCAAGGTCTTCCTTCAGATCTACAGATTACCTACCCTCCTGACGGCTCACCCCCGTGGATACCGTCCCATTTTGTGGCTAATATGCATTCCCATTGCCATCTAGGCATTATTCTACTACACCGACCTCAGTTGCTTGCATCTAAATCCTTTGCCGCAGGCGGGGGGTGGAAAATGCATATGGCTTTGTGTTACTCTTCGGCTAAATATCTGTGTAGACTTCAAGAAGCTATCCTACAGCGCTTTGGCCTCCCAGGTCTACTTTCCATGCAAAGAGGTATAAATTTTGCGATTTACTGCATTATGACTTGCACAATGTTACATTTG GTCGCGATAACCTCTCCTGACCCGAACTTCCACACAGATGCGCGTGATTATTTTGCTCGACACATGCGCATCCTCGAGAGGTGCTCTTCTGCTTGGCCGATGCCAGAAATGCAAGCACAGATCGACTCCTTGCGGCTAGCATTCTCGGCCGATGTGAATAGACCCTTCGAGCTTAAGCCCACATTTCCTTATGGAAGTCCTTCAGAGCCATACCATCCGAGCCCGCCGCCTCTCGACTCACAATACCAACCTCATGTAAGTCAGGTTTCTGGCGGCGTCCGGGGTCGGGTGGGTTACAACCCTTATCCGATCACCCCACCAATATCAGCTAGTACTGAAGATTCAAAGTCCGATTGCTCCCAGCTCCATTCTCTGGGGATGATGCCGCCCCAGCCTGTCTCGAGTCAATCATTGAACGCGCCTCTCGTTGACGAGAACAGCTGGGATCCCACCCGTATAATTAC TCAGTGGGACATGGCATTTTCCATGGCGCCTTCCACAGTGAATACAAACTCTCCCCCAATGGCTATGGATCATTCAGTTCAAGCGCCTTTGGCAGGACAATACACTGTCCAGTATGGACAAACAACAAAGGTTACGCCAGTCACGCCTCCTCAGGCTATCTCACCACCTCAATTTAATGGACAACAAGTGCTCTTTACAGCGCGTGACTGGCAACAGAGTGTTGCCAGTGTTTATGATCCTAATGGCTTGAAACGACGCTGGAATTATTCCGTCGATATAGGTACAGAGCACACTCAGAAGCGCGCACGTTGA
- a CDS encoding uncharacterized protein (predicted protein): MFQLRTKLIRHERVRLVEGCLYPIRQFSSIQGRAKDASQSGNDAPKARSLPSGASSSRAPSRKSNLPPANLNSRKTDSDKPRPRRVFDARSLAAPSANGQSTNILRSTSLRSPRKGPSIRARRPRPPAKSSAPKLRKGGRPQRSKNTDMEESDSSQIENVYRELAEKSRPTPSRYEPQAPDFSNLKETWPSFPTGTTANTAEVVEKLSFLSDRFPNGYVTPYELGMRLFRGQFVQFLDEEEKAQAIAEAKKLSQQRADNYSQRKGDLVEPEDVGFIPLSVEDRKSLVQSFIQGAYPKLSTEKAASPILSEVKKNLRNNESYQAAGYALSIAFFAASKRSLTSLCPFSVTFSICSCAFRTSSGLAIFFFCIS, translated from the exons ATGTTTCAACTTCGCACCAAACTTATCCGCCATGAGCGTGTAAGACTGGTAGAAGGATGTCTTTATCCGATTCGCCAGTTCTCGTCCATTCAAGGACGAGCGAAAGACGCCAGTCAATCCG GCAACGATGCTCCTAAAGCTCGATCTCTTCCCTCGGGGGCCTCATCTTCTCGCGCTCCTTCAAGGAAGAGCAACCTTCCACCAGCCAATTTGAATTCTAGAAAAACCGATTCTGACAAACCTCGTCCTCGACGCGTTTTCGACGCAAGATCTCTCGCGGCCCCTTCAGCCAATGGCCAATCTACAAACATCCTTAGGAGTACCTCGTTGCGAAGCCCCCGCAAGGGACCATCCATTCGCGCTCGGAGGCCGAGACCCCCAGCAAAGTCGTCAGCCCCCAAATTACGAAAAGGTGGACGACCTCAACGTTCGAAAAATacggatatggaagaaagcgATAGCTCTCAGATTGAGAATGTATATCGCGAACTCGCTGAGAAATCAAGGCCAACGCCAAGCCGCTACGAACCCCAGGCTCCTGACTTCTCTAACCTGAAGGAAACTTGGCCCTCTTTTCCCACGGGTACGACTGCGAATACAGCCGAGGTTGTTGAAAAATTATCTTTTCTAAGTGACCGCTTTCCAAATGGTTATGTTACTCCTTATGAACTGGGCATGCGGCTCTTCAGGGGACAGTTTGTTCAGTTTCtcgacgaggaggaaaaggcacaGGCTATAGCAGAGGCGAAGAAACTCTCCCAACAGCGTGCAGACAATTACTCGCAGCGGAAAGGCGATTTAGTAGAACCCGAGGACGTCGGTTTTATTCCGCTGAGTGTGGAGGACAGGAAGTCTTTAGTGCAATCCTTCATCCAAGGAGCTTATCCCAAACTCAGTACTGAAAAAGCCGCCTCGCCTATTCTCAGTGAAGTGAAGAAGAATCTCAGAAACAACGAGTCTTATCAAGCAGCCG GTTATGCCCTCTCCATCGCCTTCTTTGCTGCCTCAAAAAGATCCCTCACCTccctttgccctttctcCGTTACCTTTTCCATCTGTTCCTGTGCTTTCCGAACATCATCCGGTCTAgctattttcttcttctgcataTCCTGA